AAGCGTGTAAACATGATCTCGTATTTTAGTTGCTGTCTGCTGGGTCGAAATGTGTATATTAATCATGGAGCTAAAAACCTTAATGTACGAAATTCATACGCCTCGAAAATAAAAGACTTAAGCTTTCCTTAAATTTTCCcaaggaatttttcaaccattcactttcaaaatcaagaagaaaaattgggggtcactgtgcaaattttggtactagagaaacatattaccaaagatttaccaatatacgaaattcaaaatggccgccatccctgtgttaactcctttgagaaaaatcaaattttcgatcttcaaaaaagtaagacAGTTAAAGTGTTTCTTATTCATAATGGAACCcctacaagtgatagatcagaaaagatttgcaaaagtttgagagtccccgAGCCGTGCTCTAccataaccctttcaccaccatggtttatcccaaatccattgttttctatggtaaagttggacctgtacacagggaactgggtgaaagggttaaacaagtgATAATGGCAAATGACCGACCAAATCCTCCATGTAGCCAACAAAATGGCCGGCCTGGTGATTGTCTGGTTTGCAGTCAGAATAGATAATCAGTGGGCTAATCAACTATACAAATACATTACATTTGTAATTCTGTGCAAATACTTCCATCGTGTGCGGAATAAACCAATGATATACTTGGCAGTGACATAGTATTGGCTGATAGTTATGGCTGAAATAATTGTTCACTTTAGATATACTAGTACGGCAGACCAATAGGTCTGCTACTAGTAAAAAATACAATAACTGTGATATCGAATTTTAAAAGTTGCTTGTATGCAAAGAGTAAAATAAAGACTTCAATAAACTATTCTCCCTTAGTCCGAAAAATATGGAAGAACTATCGCTCTGCAAATTGTTCATGTCAAGTTGCAGAATCCATTATTCTGTCCCTTGTTTTGCGGTTTATCACATAAAAGTCAGACCGTGTTCCAATATCAATAATTGATCATTTATATCTTCACTGTCACTCTCCACAGGTATCGCCGAAGACTGCCAAAGTtgaatgtttaaaaaatgacGAGTACGTGGGAAAAGtaaatgaaagtaaaaataaaaagaagAAGGTAATAAGAATGTTGAAGAAATAGACGCTTCAGTTGATGATTCAAATTACGTCATCGTGTTGTTATTTATAGAAGTATGCATTAGGGTCCCAGTTGAGTTAACGCTAAAAGACATGAAATGGCCAGTGTTTTGGTTTGTATTCTTTGTTCAATTTGATAGCTCCGTTTTAAGCTTCGTTGTCTGCATCGACGACAAGTGTCGTTGACCAACGTTTTCGATGTACAAATCTTGAATTATCTTGGCCAtggaaatgaaatgttgttcaaAAAGTGCGTGATAATACGTGTATGGTACCATGATACATCGAGAAAATGAGAATTTTCAAACCAAATCTCGTCAGATGTGGTGAGACATGAAGACGAATTTGCTTCCTTCGTCAGTTGTGAAAATGATGCAATATGTATTAAACCACTTTGCGCATCGGCTCTGTGTTATGCGTGATTTCATAAACACATCACATACATAGATTCTGATAACTATATAACCGTGGCTGTTCACAGTTCATATGCATAACCATCATTATTTGTGACCGCATTGACTGAACCCTGCTGTTGAACTCATGATAACtgattgtatatttttttctctatcattCAAATTTTATGACAATCTCTTCATTTTCAATACAGAGAAACTTTATGATGGTCcgtttcaaggtcaaaggtaaaaCAGTAACGGTTAATGAACTTCATGCTGACTTTGTAGATCCATTATTCAAACTGCCAGCGTGTTCTCTACCGAAGAAACGATATCTGTCCGTGAACGTAACCCATCAGAGATCGCTGACCGAAGTGCATATCAGACTAGTTCAAAAACTATACACGGTAAGACACCAAGAAAAATATATCAGGAAAATGGTGAAACTAACATGAAGAAGGATCAAAATTACGAGGAAATTCGACTTTTATGCAGACGATAATCGTTGAAAGAATTTGCttactgatattttaatatcCACACTTCTTCACAGCAAATTAGTGTGAGGTGGAGCTTGCGGGGAGTGGCGCATCGAGTGTTAGCTGTTCCGTCAAGAAAACGTCGTTGTAATATTGTCGTTTTCGTGAAACTTCCACAAAAGCATTAGTACAAGAAGCCACTTAAAAATGCCTTCAAATAGTGGTCTCAACACGCAAGATCTCGAGATAAATGACGACGATACATTTCTTTACAAAACAACTTGGGAAAATATGCTTGTTTGGCAGTTTTTCTTAGTGCTTTTGATAACATTGCGGATCTGCATTTTATAGTCAGCTACATACTTGTTATTCAGACATCTGAAAGTCAAGTTCGTAAATTAGCGAACGTGTTAAAAATGTCGGCTGAAAGAAAATGGCACTGTTTCTGTTTTAGTCAACTTCGTATCTATTTGAAGACTGGAATTTGTCACAGAGCAATGTGATCGGCATAAAATCGCAATGGAAGCATTTCTATGCgatgtatctcaaaaagtaaGATGGGAAAGCTAATGTTTctggtcaaatttcttgtctattCTGTTACCAACGACATAATGCTATAtgatataaatgaaaatattcttactgTGCCCATCGGATATTTATGGTCGTGGAAAATAGTTCGTGTCAGCTGTGCTTCAATGAGCTGTCATTTGAGATTACTGTTCACTGATGTATCAAAGACTCAAAGACAACCTTAAAACTCTGTTCTACAGACAGCCCCTCCATTAATAACATTCTTATTATCAATTTCACGCCGCTGACATCCCTTATGAATAAAGTGGTTTCATCAACGTAATGCTAgatgcaaataatgacatacACACGTCTGTATTGCAGGGCGAGTATCGGAATATGTTACTTATGTTGAAGTCTCTTTATGGAAATGGACAGTCAGAAAGATACAGCTTTACATCGTTACCAGCAGTTGGTGGTTTGTATGTTGCATATGATGAAGCAACAGAGATGTGGCACAGAGTCCAAATTATCGAGGTTCCGGATATTACAAAATCGGTAAATTTCACATTACGAAACCTAACTTATTTCAAATGACAGTGCATCTTTGATTATGATAGTTTAATCCTGCTAAAATTGCTGCCAAAGTTTGTGACAAAATGTTATTCTAATAAACTTGAAGTTGTCGGTCACCCATacaacacaatattttcagtCCATGTTCTCTCCAAATACgtggaatttttttgtcatttttgttttcctaTTGCTTTTAGACTTCGGCGACTTGTCTGTTCTTCGATGAAGGTTATGAAAAAAAGATTACCCTCAGTTCTCTCCGTCTGCTCCTGAACAGAAAACGACTACTGATCCCACCTCAGGTATGCAGACCCAACTTGGTTCGTCAACGGTGTTTATTCGGGCTGGTATCatcccaatctgattaaaatcagatgtagagtacgacGACGTTTACTTACCCTTACGCGGTGTTCTTTGGCTGTCGCCTCTGCTAGCACGAGAATACCGCGAACAGGTAAGTaaacgtcgccgtactctacatctgattttaatcaaattggaACCATCCCTCAAAACTACACTACGCCGACCTAACAGAGTTGTGCGGACCGGACGATGATGCAGACAATACTActcattgtatttatttatgttgATGTCTTTTCACTTTTTACTTTCTCGACGAAAGAGGATTCTTTTTTGAAGTCTGCGTCCATACCTTTCGAAGGGAAAAGGTTGTCTCTGACATTGTTCTGATATCATTCACTTGTGATAATTGTACAAAGAATTGTCGACAGATCGTGTATACAATCCTGTACATAGACTGAACTGAGAACAGTGTGACTCTTTCCCGATTCtcataaaatgcaaaacatacTAAAAAACGGTACGACTTGGTTTTATTtgatgtattgacatttatggTATCATAAGTTTACGGTTGATTTTTATATCACGACAAAGGAAAAACAGCGATTTCTCCTACTAAAGTTGCCTAGAAGTTAAATCGTCATTAATTTGTTGCATGATAAACGACTAACAATATAGCCACATGATAAACTGCGAATATAATATCAAGCCAATTGTGTAGTGATTGTATCATTGTCTTACTTTAAAGTTAACGTTCTATGTCAAACTGATTCGATTACTTTGGAACTTTTGTTTTGGTGCAGTCCACACGATGTCTACTGTATGGTCAAGAAAAACTTCAGAAACTGACAACATTGCAGAAAATGTTATTCATGGATAAATTTCAACAGAAGACGAACGCTAGACACTCTTTATTGTGTAAAGTTAAACGGAGGTGAGTTCGATGCCCTCGAATGCagtaaactctctctctctctccctctctctctctctctctctctctctctctctctctctctctctctctctctctctctctctctcctctctctctgtctgtctgtctcctgtctgtctgtctgtctctctctctctctctctctgaaaatcAACGACGCGACGTCaccagtgatatatatatatatatatataatatatatatatatatatatatatatatatatatatatatatatcactggtGACGTCGCGTCGTTGATTTTTGggagataaatatatatatatatatatatatatatatatatatatatatatatatatatatatatatatatatatatatatatatatatatatatccatttcCCTTTGTCAGTTCTATCTGATTGTTACTTGATACAGTTTTGTAGTGCATTCATATAACTTTGATTATTCAATGATTTTGTCACAGACCGAAACACCAACCACCTTCAATCAAATTAGGAGTCAATAAATACTCCAATATTCTGAAAGATACGCTGAAAGAAGTGAGGAACCTTCCCAAATGCTATGGATGTAAACAACTTTTCACTGTGTCTGGCATGTTGCTGGAAAGATCCAACGAGATTTCACAGATGTCACAGTGCCTGGAACAAAGCATTGAAAGACTGAACACAGATATGCACATGGTGAGAACCAATACAATGGACTTGGAACAGGGAATGGCCATGTACCGTGAAAATATGCAGAGAGATATGCAGATGGTAAGTGTAATGCCAGGATCAATGATGAACTGTCATGAAACACTGACGAACAAGTGTAAGATGACAGAGACAgtaaattcattaaaaaattgTTGATATAATTATTACATAAAAGACCCAACCcagaaattcaaacatttttcaataaatatcagcaAGAATTAAAATGAACACTCATACATACTCTCCAAATTGTCAATGAGGCGGCCTTCattttttacggggagggggtcaGCAGAATTCAAGCTACctataaaatgtaaacattaagCCCCCCAAATTAGTTAGTTGTAAATGGTGAATCTCCCTCAAAATAGACACTGTACGACAAAATGGTGGAGTTCCACCCTACAGACAGTGGTGTAGCCGCACCACTCTTGTGTCAGGGAGCAAGATCCAGGGAGTCCCACCCTACAGACAGTGGCACAGCTGCAACACTGTTGTGTGTCTAGGGGCAATGTCAAATAACCCTAGCTGTATTGAGGCTGAATTGACTGGTATCTATGTATGAATTAAGGGGTCGACCATATGATATCCAGGGGGGGTCTGTATGATTAATGAGGTAGCGTTGTTTCTTTTAtctgatccattgtacattatttttccccactctcccatcttttttgtcaaaccttctctggctgattgtTTTTCATTGCTgggaatttttcttttttttcgaaattcccAGAATATCAAATTGTCCACCCCTAAAGTATACAGACCATTGTGTGTTCAGATTAATTTTGGGCATCTAGTACAAATCAGTATAAAAGATGTAGTTGACAACTGGCGGTTCTGCTCCATGGATGGCTTTAATACATCATCCTCATAGAAAGTTCATGGTAACTGCAACAGCTTTATTAATATACCAGTGAATTCCAAACAGCTTAAGTTGCATTCATatggaaattttaaaatcatgacaGGTGTATCAATATAGAAATTGTTCATTACTAAGGTTGTACTCGTATCCTATCATTTCTAATCTTCAAACCTGCATTGATTTATATAAAGTGCATACTTTTCTTTCACCATTTTTTCAGGCCAATGGTGTCATGGGACAGGAAGccaatttttattatttgacTAATTACACTAATAGTTTGCATTTGTAGGGACTGTCACTGTTTTACCACCACAAGCAGCACTGTTAGGGGTACAATTGTGGTTGTATTGATCATAGACTTCACATACTCTAACACAATATTTCTATAGTTCTTGGGTCCATGATCGTGTatgaaattttttcaatttgttgttattgctgTAATTCAATACAAATCTCTTATGAAATATAACCCACCTAATCATAAAATTCGACCAGCctgcaaaatgttttgtaaaattcaccCCCTCCCTAGTACTTTATATTTGTTCTTTAACCCTAATAGGGTTGATCATATCCAAACACGATTGAAATTCAATGTTGAACCCCTTTAGAAAACCTAAAACAGTAACATTTGCTTTATAAAATTGTCATTTGCATCTATTAATCATTACTTGCCATAGAAAGCAAAGGGTCTAAGTTGGGGGAGGGGGACTGTGTAGTGAGTGGTAGCCTGTTTACAGGGTTAGCCTCTTTGGAGGGAATGTCTTCACTGGAAGGGGGCCTCTTCCTAATGATATCTGTATGCAGCAGTTCTCAATACTCTGCTAAAATGAAACTACTTTTGTCAGGATTTTGTCAGGATTGCTTTGCTAGTAATCAAAACTgtgttaaggtaatatgcgcctcgaaagtgaaagacttaaacttgtgctcaaaactttcaaccattctaagcaagaataacaagtcattgtcaatgacatagtccccacttgtaaaaggagtattagtcttgatggggcagggaaatgtggtcattaaaaagtatcgctggagtgtataagttcacatctatgggcacataggtttatgtcatttttcccaatttataaaacaagaggcatgtctaagttatggttctaaatcgggaaaaaagatcagacctctagctgtgttggccagccaagaaatacatatgtgcataataaatgaggtacgagATGTGAAATctgaaggtctaatatcctatcaaaattgaagcttatagaacttgtggttactgagttatgcatatatatgtataatcaaggtctaaggtcatcaaggtcacgtgacattttgaaaaaaaattgtattgctaagttatccctatataccaaaatcagacctctagctctttggctcgctcaaaattagatatgcgcataattgatgaggttcaatatgtggcgtcataaggtgtctcatcataccatatatgaaaggtttggcacttgtggttactgagttgtggacaaatatgtatatttgaggtccaagatcaccgaggtcacgtgacattttgttaaaaaaattgtattgcaaagttatccctatataccaaaaatcagacctttagctcgattggcttgctcaaaattagatatgtgcataatgaatgaggtacaatatgtggcgtcataagctgtcccatcataccatacaataagaagggtgtagcacttgtggttactgagctatggacaaatatgtatatttgaggtcaaaggtcaccaaggtcatgtgacattttgtcaaaaaaattgtattgctaaatcatccctatataccaaaaatcagacctctagctcgattggcttgctcaaaattagatatgtgcataattaatgaggtaaaatatgtggcgtcataagctgtcccatcataccatatatgaagggtgtagcacttgtggttactgagttatggacaaatatatatatttgaggtcaaaggtcaccaaggtcacgtgacattttgtcaaaatatctgagacatctgcgtgaacggatggactcacggacggactataagccccctggacttcatccatggggactaaaaactgtgtcactggtctgccttatacatgggagtctatggagactgccttatacataggagtctatggagatgaaaactaaaaagtcctctaacacggccaaatttgatcgcattgtgaaacaaatcgacgtgcatctgtatggggtagggtactatccttgtgcaaagtttgaaagaaattgacctgggcatgtctgagatatctgcgtgaacggacggacggacggacggacggacggacgcacgcacacacggacggacatgaccaaacctataagtccccccggacggtgtccgtggggactaaaaatcagtggtcaccgtgcaaattttgattctagagagacaaattacccaagatttcccgatatttgaaattcaaaatggctgccatccctgtgttaactctatgtggaaaataaaatgtttgattttcgaaaaactaacacagttaaaacttttctttcatcaagagctttaaaatgagccccctaagtggtagatcagaagagaattgctaaaatttgaaagcccaaatttctgtccccgaggcatgttctaccttaataactCACACAGGGTTGGCTATCTGATTATATCCCGGGATTATATCACTGGCAAATGCTATACAAACTGACATATATCAAATATTCTTTAATGATTGTTTCTCTGAAGCAGTGTATTACATTGGACAAATGTATACAGTAGATTTGTAATCAAAACATGTGTACTGTGGACATAATTTATCTTTTGTGGTTGTTCAATTTcagcaatttgcatatctggCTAGGGGATTGCAAATGGCTCTTTCGGAATACCTGCATACAGATATGACGTTGGAGCTACCCTGGACTCATCATGCAACACCAAGACTCTCTATCTCGCCAATTCAAGACAAAAATGATGAGGATGAGATATCACAAACTTGGGTCTGAATGAATGTGATAATGTCATCATGTCATGGTATCCAATCTGGATACACACACGTCCCTGCCTGTGTGTGCTGGATAGTATGACAGTCAACCATATCACATACCATTGGTTAGACAACCTATGTTCATCTCAAAATAATAAGCACTTCAATATTATGTGTGAAGATGACACACAAAATCCAAAACATGACGCTGGCAGAACTCCATTCATCCAGACATTCTGATCTATGTATGCTAACAAATAAGTGAAACAACTCCAAGCGACATCAGTGGAtggattaaaatttcaaaagataGTCAACACTGAACAAAGACTGGATCCAGATCAGCCTCTTTTAACCATTGTTTCAATGTAATACACTGACATCTATAAAACTATACAGGGATTACAACTTGGTCAAAGACTGAAATTTTAGCTTAGACAAATACATCAGCCAATCTGAGTCAACATAAACGACTGATCATGAAACAAGGTCATCTATGAAAGAGCATGGTAGATTTGCAGCTTCAAATTTGCTGGGCCTATCAACTGTGAAACTGTTAAAACAACCATCACCGATTATACATGATTGCACaatatcataccatatatgctaagtgtaataatatataatatttattatacatctgccatTCAGAATCAtggaattttgcatgtgctCAAAACAGTATGGAAAATCTTCATTCTATAAGTTTGACCAATTCTAGGCGCTTGAAACATTGTTTCCTAGGCAGATGCCTCAGCATATCTGATTGTAAGGATTTGTTTTGCACTCAATATGTACTTTTACATCATGTCAGATATGTATCCTCACTGTCACTATTAACcgatgtttaaccctttcaccaccatggtttggcccaaacccattgttatcaatggcaattgtggacctgtttacagaaaATGGGGGTGAATGGGTTAAAACTGAAGGAGAACATATTGTGactgacatgaaaatagctgaAATGCAGCAGATTTTTGATGCTCCAGTCACAAATGTAAGATGTATGTTAATAAGGCTAtgaatatatgaaaatattgctaAGTATAATGAAAGAGATTAGCACTGCAGCTTGGGCAATACACTGTCTTCATAAATACTCAGAGTTATTTTCATAATGATGTCATGATACCAAAGAACACCATACCGAGACCAAAGGCGTCAGAAttgtatttttaattatttctaGATAAAGATAACACTACATAAATGTGCAATATTGTAATTTAGTAATTTACCCTATTGAAGGTATCAAAATCAAGGACTCCCCAAGTTCAGAGGAATATCATACATGTTTTGTGTAGTGactaaaaaaataaagacaattAGGAGTGTACAgtgcaaaacatttttatcaatttttcatgaatttagaaAAAAGTACATGATTGTTAATTCTACTGGGCAAAACTTCATCAAATGTCAAATTTATAGCTTTACTATCAAATATAGTTAAATACTTTATTAAACAATCCTTGAAAATAAACAGATATAATAGATAACATAAGGCTCCAATTATAAATTTCTTGTGTGAAACCTAACTGCCTGTGGACAGCAAACAAAGGATTTTATTAAAGATGCCTGATTGTCTTTTTAGAGTACACTAAACTGAAGCAAGCAATTGAATGTTATAGCTAtgttatcttcatcatcttgtTTGGTTTTGAGATTCATTATAGTGTTCTACTCAAAAGAAATGATCAAACAGTAAGTTGTCAAGACAAAATTCTTGACTTGTTCGACATAACCATTGATTCTTACAGGTATTTCTTGAGTTGTATTTCTGTATTACAATGTATGTATCATGGAttgtattttcacatttcaatgtTAATAATCTGGTAAAGTCATTCAAAAATAATCTTAGACAAACAGAAAGAGTAAGAATATCTTCATAATAATTTATGGTCACTTCAACTAAACAACTTGCTAGTTGAAAACACTTTTGTATTGTTTCATGTTGGAAGTTTTCAGCTTGGCTAATTCATTCAGTTTAGCAATCAAAAGTTTTATCAACAACAATTAATAATGGGCTTTGCTTCACTGATATAAAATTCATTGATAGAATTCAGgatttgataaaacttgaaaCTAGAGCTGTCTTCTAGAGTGCCAAGTCAGCTGTAAAAGGCTGCATGGTTGAACACATGGACATTTTGCAGTAATTTGAAGTTAAAATATGCAAGAAGATAGTTGTGTTGAAAACGGGAATGACAGAGGTTGATAGCAGGTCTGCTGGAAGGACTACTAAAGATATGTAATATGGAAGACATGCCATTAGAGATATCTAGACAGGCTTGTAAAAACTTTGTACCTGTGTACAATCCTCAACCTATATACTGATAGtccatatttcagtgaatgtaaAGGAAAGAATGCGATGGAACTGGTCAAAAAGACAAGATTTGGTTGATATACCTGAAGATAACAtctgttaaaattaaaataaatattttgaaaatatggaaAACAACTGTTATATTTCTCATACCTAAACTAGTACACTGACATTGATGTAAAATTCTGTTAACTGTAAAGTTTGATTCCAAAAGTTTTATCCATTCTGAGTGGCATGGTTGTGGCAGAGAGAGCTGATACTTCCCAGTAGAGACTTCTTGATAAGAAGAGTTTGTAGAGTAGAATCATTGAAATAGATTGGGCTGACCTCACTCCAATTGTGATTAGCTACATAAATTAAATTACATAGAATAATTGTTACATTATGATGACAGTACTATACTGACTGTTGATGAACTTTACAAACAAGATGCAATATTTTCTTGAGATTATCATAGTATGGATATATGAAATTGTAAAACAGAAAGTATAGCGATTTCTTTGAATTGTGGATCTCCTGGGTGTACCTTATCAAAGTCCATAAAAACCTATAGGTTGCTatgtaaatttataaaattaCACAGATGAGAATATAGCACTGGTatatgaagaaaataaatgaggtatgcaaattataaagaaTAACTCTACCATGGTTGAAACTGACCAAATTTATGAAATGACACTACAGCAGTGGTTTTCTAGTAATTCTCAAAGCATTCTAACATGGGCAGAAAAGTTTGAGTTCTACAGCGCATATGCAACCTGATTTCCCAGACTTGTGGGATGACTTATTGTTTCCAGTTTGCAAACATTGATAATTCAAGGGATTCAAGTTTGCAGATATTGATAATTCAAGGGATTCAAGTTTGCAGATATTGATAATTCAAGGGATTCAAGTTTGCAGATATTGATAATTCAAGGGATTCAAGTTTGCAGATATTGATAATTCAAGGGATTCAAGTTTGCAGATATTGATAATTCAAGGGATTCAAGTTTGCAAATATTGATAATTCAAGGGattcaagtcagcagatattgATAATTCACGGAATTCAAGTTTGCAGACATTGATAATTTAAAGAAATGATTGTAAAGATACTGTGCTTACCTTGTATCTGATATAATTTGCAAATACTAATGAGGTAATTACCATAATTGGATAGCATAGAAACCAGATAAGGCAACTCTGCAATCAAATCACAAAATGTAAGATGTTAGCTATAAGTTTACAGTAGCCAATCCTTGATGTGCACCAAGGGGTAGGTGGTGGGGACTCATGAAATGTTAATGTTTACTCCAAAACCTGAAGTAAGATTTGATGACCTATAGAAAAACATCCTGATATGTGGATGTTTCTGCAATaaataaatcatagacaatGGTGTTAACTGAGCCATTTACAGTAACTCTTTTAAAACTTCAATACATGGACATTCTAGGCTAATGAAATAAGTGTCAATTATTAAGTATAGTCACAAAACTATTTAgtaaataattaataatttgttACTCTTTGTTTGTGGcatgttttttaaaaacttaaaatgataaaatttaaattaaagAGGCAGCCCACCAACAGAAACAAGATAActtggtatacatgtatattgtgaaAAATCTTAAGATAATATAGCAATAACTTTTTGTCCTATGCAATAATAATTGATAGGTTTATATTCATGATATCAAAGCAACATCAAAATATATTGGATTACAATTGACAGCATTGGCTGGATGGGTTAGAGATGTAAATGTAGACTAACTAGGATAAtacctacacacatacatgcacacataaaCATAAGGAGTCCCACAACACTGCTTTTAGCAGATCTAGACATGCAGCCTAACTATATCAGTACTTTTGAAAGTCCAGATAACCAGAAAGTAGGCAATATTTCAGAATCTATATGACAGACAACTTTACAAACATGTCAAAATTTTATCATCTCCCTTGACATTCTGTCTTATTTTCAGTATGAACTAGCATTTGTGAAAACAGTTGGATCAATGTACAATGTATCAGGTTTGACAAGACTTTGTCATTTAAATCTGGATATCATAGCTTGTTTTTTAAAACGAGGTTGAATATTGATGTATGACATCTGTGATATACACAAATATTTGATGAGTTTTGTACTATTCAATTTTAGAATGCAATCTTGTTACATTTTGCACAGCTCTATATCATCTCTAATATGATCTGTGTATACATTTGTAATTAGAAGTGTGTTTATACTCATATGATCTGTGCATCTCTCTGATCTTTTGGATCAGTATAAATACAGGCCCTTactttctcaagggtctatggtataAATGATAAGTTTTGTATGTATTTATCATTCAATGGCAGTAATACTTGGTTATTTGTTGACAGTTTTACATACTCTAATGTGATTGGCCAGTTGGTATTTATTATTTGACTCTGTAAAACAGTGTTTTTTACAGAATCTCGCAATGTTATTTAGAGCTTTCAGAGACATTGGAATATCAGATAGACACTAGAGTCTGACAAGAAGATTACAAATGCATGTTTATAGTAAATACAGTGCTTTTCAACATG
Above is a window of Ptychodera flava strain L36383 chromosome 19, AS_Pfla_20210202, whole genome shotgun sequence DNA encoding:
- the LOC139118377 gene encoding uncharacterized protein; translated protein: MNLNHLIASVIEYAVRAVKFLFNLVISELNLTSITSIRNESVQSTDDDFVQHKGDLQRLDTNNKDETVNNTYLSSFGNATVSTNGTLMDPTCSKNGDLQFGSKESISSYDSAQETFHSYDVTENGRVQVVQAGAGTVTIQNDNLNTSIFQVSPKTAKVECLKNDEYVGKVNESKNKKKKRNFMMVRFKVKGKTVTVNELHADFVDPLFKLPACSLPKKRYLSVNVTHQRSLTEVHIRLVQKLYTGEYRNMLLMLKSLYGNGQSERYSFTSLPAVGGLYVAYDEATEMWHRVQIIEVPDITKSTSATCLFFDEGYEKKITLSSLRLLLNRKRLLIPPQSTRCLLYGQEKLQKLTTLQKMLFMDKFQQKTNARHSLLCKVKRRPKHQPPSIKLGVNKYSNILKDTLKEVRNLPKCYGCKQLFTVSGMLLERSNEISQMSQCLEQSIERLNTDMHMVRTNTMDLEQGMAMYRENMQRDMQMQFAYLARGLQMALSEYLHTDMTLELPWTHHATPRLSISPIQDKNDEDEISQTWV